Within the Pseudoxanthomonas sp. YR558 genome, the region CTGTCCCGGCTCTCGGGACTGGTCCGGGACCAAGTCTACGCCCATGTCTTCGGCGCGGGCGGGATGATGGACGCCTTCTTCGTGGCGTTCCGGATCCCCAACTTCATGCGCCGGCTCTCAGCCGAGGGCTCGTTCTCGATGGCCTTCGTCCCGGTCCTGGCCGAGTACAAGGCCACCCGGAGCCCGGAGGAGGTCAAGGCGCTGATCGACCGGGTCACCGGTACGCTGGCCGCGGCGCTGCTGGTGCTGACTGGCGTCGTCATCCTGCTGGCCCCGCAGATCGCCCGCCTGATCGCGCCGAACTTCGACGCCGAGCAGATGAGGGTGCTGACCGACCTGCTGCGGATCACCTTCCCGTACGCGCTGTTCATTTCGCTGGCCTCGCTGGCGGGCGGCATCCTCAACAGTTACCAGCGCTTCGCCATTCCGGCGCTGTCGCCCGTACTGATGAATCTGTCCATGATCGCCGCCGCTGTGGGCTTCGCGCCGCTGATGGACTACTCGGTCATGGTGCTGGGCTGGGGCGTCTTCGCCGCCGGTGTGCTGCAGCTGGGCTTCCAATTGCCGTCGCTGGCCCGCTTGGGCCTGCTGCCCCGCCCGAAGCTGGACTTCGCCCACGCCGGCGTCCGCAGGATCCTCACCCTGATGGTGCCCACGCTGTTCGGCTCGTCGGTGGCCCAGTTCAACCTGCTGCTTAACACCTGGGTGGCCGCGCTGCTGATCAGTGGCAGCGTCAGCTGGCTGTACTACAGCGACCGGTTGCTGGAATTCCCCCTGGGCATGTTCGGTGTCGCCATCGGCACGGTGATCCTGCCGCACCTGTCCAGCCGTCATGCCGAGACCGATCCGGAGGGCTATTCGAAAGGCCTGGATTGGGGTTTCCGGCTCTGCCTGCTGATCGGACTGCCGGCCTGCGCCGGCCTGATCCTGTGTGCCCAGCCCTTGCTGGCGACGTTGTTCCAGTACGGAAAGTTCGACGCCACCGACGTGCAGATGGCAAGTTGGAGTTTGATGGCCCAGTCCATCGCCGTGCCGGCCTTCCTGCTGGTGAAGGTGCTGGCGCCGGCGTTCTATTCGCGGCAGGACACGCGCACGCCGGTCAAGGCCGCGGTCGTGGCAGTCCTGACGAATGCGCTGTGCACGCTGGTCTTCTTCCTCGTGCTGCTTTACGGCACCGAGCCGGGCCGCCAAGCCTTGCAGGCCACCGGAGGCGACCTGAAGCTAGCGCTGGGCCAGGTGCAGGGCGCGCACGCGCTGCTGGCCTTGGCCATCGCCGTCGCTGGATGGGTCAATGCGCTGCAACTGGCCTGGCTGCTGCGCAAGGCAGGCGTGTACCGGCGCCAGCCTGGCTGGCGCCGGTTCCTGCGCCAGATCGGCGTGGCCACGGTGGCGATGACGCTGGTGGTGCTGGCCTTCCGCCTGTTCTGGCCGGACTGGACGCCCTGGGCCTGGTGGGACCGCGGCTGGCGCCTGGCCGTGATGGTGGGCGCGGGCGGCGCACTGTATGCCGGCCTGCTGTGGGTGCAGGGCATCCGCCCCCGTGACCTGCGTGGCCATTGAGAGCCGGTATGCCCGGCTATACTTCAAGGTTGTTGCATTCTTCCCGGATCGCCCACGTTGGCTGATCCGCCCTGACAGGATTCCATGAGCAGGCTGTTCCGTGACGTCGATGGCGGGTCTCTGTGCCCGCACGGTAGCGTGGTCTGCATCGGCGCCTTCGATGGCCTGCACTCGGGCCACCGCGCGCTGGTGCGGCATGCCGTGGCGCGTGCGCGTGCGCTGGGCGTCGAGTGCGTCGTCGTCACCTTCGAACCGCTGCCGCGAGAGTTCTTCTCCAAGGACCATCCGCCGCCGCGCCTGACCCTGGCGCGTGCCAAGGTCGAAGGCCTGCTGGACCTGGGCGCCGATCGCGTGGGCCTGCTGCGCTTCGACGCCAAGCTTTCGGCGATGTCCGC harbors:
- the murJ gene encoding murein biosynthesis integral membrane protein MurJ; amino-acid sequence: MSGKLLRSAAVFSSMTFLSRLSGLVRDQVYAHVFGAGGMMDAFFVAFRIPNFMRRLSAEGSFSMAFVPVLAEYKATRSPEEVKALIDRVTGTLAAALLVLTGVVILLAPQIARLIAPNFDAEQMRVLTDLLRITFPYALFISLASLAGGILNSYQRFAIPALSPVLMNLSMIAAAVGFAPLMDYSVMVLGWGVFAAGVLQLGFQLPSLARLGLLPRPKLDFAHAGVRRILTLMVPTLFGSSVAQFNLLLNTWVAALLISGSVSWLYYSDRLLEFPLGMFGVAIGTVILPHLSSRHAETDPEGYSKGLDWGFRLCLLIGLPACAGLILCAQPLLATLFQYGKFDATDVQMASWSLMAQSIAVPAFLLVKVLAPAFYSRQDTRTPVKAAVVAVLTNALCTLVFFLVLLYGTEPGRQALQATGGDLKLALGQVQGAHALLALAIAVAGWVNALQLAWLLRKAGVYRRQPGWRRFLRQIGVATVAMTLVVLAFRLFWPDWTPWAWWDRGWRLAVMVGAGGALYAGLLWVQGIRPRDLRGH